A stretch of Candidatus Bathyarchaeia archaeon DNA encodes these proteins:
- the lysX gene encoding lysine biosynthesis protein LysX, producing the protein MVRISLVYDRVRWEEKALIEASERLGLNLNPIDSKEIYLNATENPDKLEGTFGDVVLQRCISYFRGLHITAVLEGSGLRVINPFNVSLICGNKLFTIIALSKLGIHVPRTLVAFTNEGAVKALEELGYPAVLKPVVGSWGRLVALVKDKESAQALIEAREEMQNSLMQIYYLQEYIKRPPRDIRVLTVGDEVIAAAYRYPAEGDWRTNVARGGRMEPCRLTDDLAEIALKASRAVGGGVLAVDCMESPNGIVVHEVNNTPEFKGLYSATRADIPEKIIRYAVKVMKK; encoded by the coding sequence ATGGTCAGAATAAGCCTAGTGTACGATAGGGTTAGATGGGAGGAAAAGGCATTAATAGAGGCGTCTGAGAGGCTTGGATTAAATCTGAATCCAATAGACTCGAAAGAAATCTACCTTAACGCGACTGAAAACCCCGACAAGCTTGAGGGAACATTTGGGGATGTGGTGCTCCAGCGCTGCATAAGCTACTTTAGGGGCCTACATATAACAGCAGTCCTAGAAGGTTCAGGCCTTCGAGTCATAAACCCATTCAACGTCTCACTGATCTGCGGAAACAAGCTCTTCACGATAATCGCCCTATCAAAGCTAGGTATCCATGTTCCTAGAACACTGGTAGCCTTCACAAATGAGGGGGCTGTAAAAGCCCTAGAGGAGTTAGGCTACCCAGCTGTCTTGAAACCGGTTGTGGGAAGCTGGGGTCGCTTAGTGGCCCTTGTTAAGGATAAGGAATCTGCTCAGGCGCTTATAGAGGCACGCGAAGAAATGCAGAACTCCCTTATGCAGATCTATTATCTCCAAGAGTATATTAAGAGGCCGCCGCGCGACATACGCGTACTGACTGTTGGGGATGAGGTTATCGCGGCAGCATACCGCTACCCGGCTGAAGGCGATTGGAGAACCAATGTTGCCCGCGGAGGGCGAATGGAACCATGCCGCCTCACAGATGATCTTGCCGAGATCGCCTTAAAGGCTTCTAGGGCTGTTGGCGGCGGAGTTTTAGCGGTCGACTGCATGGAGTCGCCTAACGGCATAGTTGTACACGAGGTTAACAATACGCCGGAGTTTAAGGGACTCTACTCCGCAACTAGAGCCGATATACCTGAGAAAATTATTAGATATGCTGTTAAGGTGATGAAGAAATGA
- the lysW/argW gene encoding alpha-aminoadipate/glutamate carrier protein LysW/ArgW: MKKEAVTFKTKCPECDAEIEVPEDVISGEIVSCPDCGLDLEITLDEKGAINVKPAEIEGEDWGE, encoded by the coding sequence GTGAAAAAGGAGGCGGTAACCTTCAAGACAAAATGTCCTGAATGTGATGCGGAGATAGAAGTCCCGGAAGACGTGATATCTGGTGAAATAGTTAGTTGTCCAGACTGCGGTCTTGACTTAGAGATAACACTTGATGAGAAAGGCGCTATTAACGTTAAGCCAGCTGAGATTGAAGGTGAGGACTGGGGCGAATAG